In Sander vitreus isolate 19-12246 chromosome 8, sanVit1, whole genome shotgun sequence, the genomic window TGAGGGATCGAGTAGGCACTAATTAGTTTTAAGgggttgcagaaaaaaaactgctctaGTTAAAGTAGTACACTGAATAGCAATTACCGGTACATTGGATTCCAATAATGACGCAGAGttatggcaaaaaaaacatgtcaaaaagtATCAAGGTGTCCATAGAAACTTCTCAAACCACTCCTGCAGcataaagcccagttcagaccaaagattcacgaTGAgatgagttgaaacttgcaacttcttgcaacgagccgtctgcagcgttctgaaagctgccagttcacaccaatgagacgagacgagACGGTGGATCATCTCCATAACAACGCCTCTTTGCACTTCTGTTCTTACTCCTGACTTCCAGGCTTTTTTGTaactggatatatcatttgttttgtataaatatgaatgtggataatgtTAGTGAtattgagatgcttgctacagttccacttctagtgatgaatcggcgaaaacatattatttctctgattcacggctgtatttttacagtggCGTTACCTGAccaaacaaaatgcaaagttACAGTAGCAACtcgctggtgaacatagtgaagtATTCAGCTTCTCCCATCACTCTCGTTTccagcataataataataataataataataataataataataataataataatatgttgcaCAACATAATGAGCTTGTGATTCAGGACAGTACACGGTGAAGCTCAGAGCTCCTGTATCTGTTCTACGTGGCCAGAGATTCCTCAGCTTACCAGATGGGTTGCTGCTTCAGGTGGGTGTACAGGTACaccttctctcctttcttttcctctggAGCCTCAGACACTGGGATGGAAGAGAACACATGACAGGCACTTGTTCAACTCAATTTATTTCCAACTCACATTTGGAAACATAACAGAGAAGTTTAGCAGGagacaaaaaaactgtttttgctGTAGGTTTTGATACATCATACCTGGTAATTTGGGCTTTGTCTCAACTGGGCTTTCCCCATCCCTAGAAATGAGAATGCGgtaggaaaaagagaaaagaatatAAACTATATACGACAGTGTTACTAAAAAAATTTCAAAGGAGATGTATCTGCTCACTCAGTCTTGGGAGCCATTGAGCCCCTTAGCTTGCTCTCTAGGCCTCCAAAGAAGCCCTTGACGTCAGTTTTAGATGTGGTTTTGAGGAGGCGCTCAGCGGCATCCTTCTTCACAGACAGCCAGGAGTTGGCCTTGTTGATGTACGAGTCCAGACCAGCTGGAGGACCGCCACGATCCAGCAGCTCCAAGGGAGATGGCTGGGACTTCCCTGAGCAAGACAAGAGCAGAGAGGTCAAAGTCATGGCATCattgaaacctttttttttatatgttttaaagcCCCACAAGGCAAATGTGTCTAAACATCAAGCTGTCTTTTTAACTCAATGTCCCTGTGGTGTCCTTGGTCTAAGGCATCACAGATGTCAGCCTGATAAACAGTGTACACCAGGGGTCTTAAACggtttttaggccaaggaccccttaactgagagagacggatcagggaccccctactacatatattgtataaaattaagtcaCATATAAAAccgggcctacaataatgtgtgggcggcctaaagcctttatatatacacacctttGTTTgaatagaatactaagctattcaaataatgtttattggCATGAGTTTATAAATCATgtgttaatgttaaacatacatgtggcccagtgaatcctcaggatgaactgCATCTGTGGGTGGCTACCTTAGAGACCTGCCTTAACTAAGGACTAGACTTGACTTGACATAACCTGTGACTTGATTTGATGATTTAAAGTCACATGTCTCAAGTCCACATCTCTGGTACAAAGTGTACAGTTGACAGACCTCACCTTACAACACTTACCAAAAGCTACATGTTGTTTTAGCCTCTGAGAGAAGGTAATCACAGGTGTTCATATTCTGATACACCATGTGGCATTTAGAAAAAATGTGCCTCAGTGAGCTAGAAATGAAAACAATTAGTCCATCAGCTTTGGATGAATCAATTAGACTTCTAGCCGTGCAAGACAAATAActataaacatgcacacattacTCTTCCTTTGGATCAGGTGTGTTTTATTTGTAGTTTGCAAGCAGACCTTTTATAGCCATTTGCCACTGTGCAAAATTGCCTATAGTGCAGGtttactttgtgtttaaaaaaaaaaaaaaaaaatgatagcaGACCTGACTGCAGACGGATGTTGAAGCAATGCACTGTGCCACTAATCACTCAAAGCTTCCTGCTTGCACAAACACTACCGTCATGCACAAAGCCATTGCACATGTTTGTGGTGTTACTGCAGAAGAAACCACAGGGCCAACCTGTGGTGGTGACACTCTGAATCACCACTGATGACAGAAATGTATCcgtttttcttttgctgtgtAACTCTTTTCTTTCGCAATGACGAGCTCTGGTTGCCCTATaaacagtcttgtataaagtacttgaaagcaatattgagtaaaagtacaagtatcttaccagaaaatgactttggtagaagttaaagtttccttttagaatattacttcagtaaaagtcttaaagtatctgatatttactgtacttaagtatcaaaagtaatttatgatattaaatgtacttaataaaagtaaaaaaaaaaaaactttgatcatgaactttattgtggcttcctcATAGTGAAGCATTatattcagggtttccacaccttcttaaacatTATCAAGTCTGAtaaacaataagaaaaaaacagaaacagaattttatttttgtaagaaAGAGTCTTTTACTCCAACGTACGAACACATTTCTtgcaagtaacgagtaacgaagacgcttaggggaaatgtagtggagtaaaaatataaattttatTCAGgatatgtagtggagtaaaagtaaaagttaccagaaatataaataatgaagtaaagtacagatatgtgaaaattctacttagatacagtaacaaagtatttgtacttggTTACATTACAACATTGCCTTTAAATGTGTCTAATCGAAGGCTCATCCTTGCTGTGTTAAAACAGCAGCAACTGAtagtttgaaaagaaaagccCTCTAAGGGCCCTGGCACACCAGGGAGACCATAAGCCATCGGTCAGCGTTGGGCCGACAATGAGAGGCCTAGTTTTTGCGGTGTGTTCCGCCACGGTGTGTCCCATGCTAGTCAAaccttgttgtctttttttcggCATGTTGCTGTCAGTCAGAGGAATCACTTTTAAATCATGGATGTAAGAAAGAATCAGTATATGAAAAACAGAAGTGAGGAAAGCAAGCAAACATTAAGAGGGCACACACAGAAGActcttctcattttttttcatctgaTCATTTCAATACacaatagggctgtcaaaactggCCTAAAATGATGTTcgaacttttaaaaaaacacttctaaCTATTCAAATATCTATTGTTGGACATTATGTCCCTAAGAGGGCAAACACACATAACAACTTGTATAGGGATATTTATTTTAACCTAAGCATGTCTTTTTTATAGCATTTCTGTGTTGGGAACTGAGCCCcctagcaagctagctagccgTCTGGCCACCACTAAATTAGTTAAATTTgacaacttaatgtttcattcacacactcttgtcacagcgtaGGAAAGCAAATTGCTATCGCCAGATAAGTGACAACTTTgttcggctcattttctgtaaccagtgtagcATGAAAGCAGGCTGgttggaattagcaagctagctaactagccagccagCTGCAGCGTGACAAACATGCCAGATACAGAGCTTAAAGACGACAGAGAGATTGAATGAGACCTTACCACTGTAGTAGTATGTGAAGCACATAGTCATGAGGTTTTTGGCTGGGCTGTAGTCATCCATCTGATAACATCTGTGAACACAGCATTTCTTCAGAGATGATCCTGTCATGTCCTCAAAGTTAGAATTCATGTAATTTACTGGAACTTTTTCACTAAAGGACAAGTAGGTGATATATGTTTTCTTATTGTCAGCAAATCCTATGAAAAGACACAACCCACAATGAGTTTATCCTACTAATAAGTGTTGTCGGTGTTTCCAAAGCCTAATGCATTatcttcctctgtgccacagAGCTCAATTGTTGTcgaaaaactattaaaaaggCAAATGAGCCACaatgttgcactgggtgacatgttccttcattaccatggaacccacacacagactgtagttaatcccacatacaccgtcctgctgcctGTATTTTCATGGACAAAGCTGACATTAACAACTTTATAAATGATCACCGGCCTTATCCTTCACAGTCAAACAGGATTAGACAATTACAGTATGTTGGTGTCAACAAAGTCAACCACATACAGTATGGACTCACTCAAACAGTACAACTGCAAAAGACTGCACCAGTCTGTAGAAGGtggcttcacacacacatttagagtGACAGCGCTGTGAAAACAGTACGACACAGAGTTAGAAACTTGTTCAGGAAATCTTAGTGTAAAGACCTCAACAACTATCACTTAAGTTACACAAAAAAGCTTCATAGATTCCAAAAAAATATTGAGGGCTCCACCACTACTTGTTTTATGAGATATTTGGGTTTGATTTCCTGCATTCATGTAGGCATTTTTCACtcaaatgtgtgactaaatTTATGTATGTAGGGGTCCAACAAGAACCTGTAATTCCTTGGCCAATGTATTTGGAATATTGCAgttatttttttccttaaaaAGGTCTCGTATGACGTTTGACTAGTTACCATTTCATCATTTCCCCATATTCACCTGTGCGCTGACGTATTTGGCAAACCACTCCCTGCCTTTGCCATTCTCTCCACTGCACAGCTCTCCAAAACGAGCCTTCTCTTCCTGGTCAAAGTCCTCCCTGTGAAAACATGGTCCAATAACTCATTACAGCACTAATGCATAGACACAGCTTCACAGCTGGTTTTTATTAACTTAATGATGTATCAGACTGATTTTACTATTCAGAGAAATTACTGTGTTCCATTGAGAGTCTGACACAGAAAATGTCTCTGTATCTGACAGCTAAACAGAACTAATCAACACAAACAATTCCAACATGCATCATTAAGCTGTTTCTAAAGTTTGGATTGATAGAAAATGGTCAAAAATGATAAGATAGCTCTACGTACATGACTTGACTTGTGAACAATAATGAAGAAAAACACGCAAAATGTAGctgtatttaatttaatattataGAATATTAATATGCTGTATTGTTACCAATGTCAAGATGTATGCAACTCAGCAGTGGCACATATTGTTTCCATTTCACCAAGATGAACTCAAGCACCAAGCTGTTAATCTAGgagacttttaaaaagtagtagttcaacattttttgaaGAGTTTTGCCGAGAGGTAGATGATTTTTTCTAGTATTTGTGGTAAGCTAACCGGCGGCTggtggtagcttcatatttagaatACATTACAGACATGACAGTAGCATCAATCTCCTCATTTCACTCTCAATAAGAAGCACACTTTCaataatgtcaaactattcctttaaagacacacattgaacattttctcCACAAAGTAATAAACTGAAGAACCAAAAAACTGGTGAGCTAGAAGTCACAGTGTAATGCCACTTTGTAAATAAATTGTAAAGGATGGATGAGTCATTCCACACATCCTCCCCCAACATCTATTGCTGATATGCAAAGCAAAGGAAAAGCAAATGTGCAAAGCTGGGGAGGGTAACAATGGGTTTTTTTCTGGCCCCACTGACACATATCCTTTTTCACTATTACTATGTTGTGCATTTATGGGTATGTGTATTGAtttgatgtgtatatttatctattgatttgtatgtgcttttgtttccactggcaaagcactttgtaaattattgtttttaaaggtgctatacaagttgaaatgtatgtttttcagTAGTAGTCAGGCAAGCTTTGTACTACTGAAATACAAAGTCAAACAGTGGTGAACAgcatcacaacaacaacaacaacataggaAGGCTAGAGATGATTAGGAATCTACTAACAAGGTCCTGTCATAAAGGATGACTAGACTGTCCCaaagaaggtaaaaaaaaagcgTAAGTCATCACAAGGAGACTGCAGACTTGGAATTCTCATAGCAAGAAGTTAATTATTTCAGACAAGATGGATTATCTGTAGGCCACCAGATGGCAAATTACCCGACAGAGATACAGTACTCAGCACGGTCACAAATGATCGGGCCTGCAgcaaaaatgccagaaaaagtTTCTGGCATCAATATCTGTGAAATGAAATACAAAGGTACCCTGATATTTAGAAGCGCCCTTTAAAGATTTCACCCTGCTCACATTTGATTTCTTTTCAAATATTCATGCGTCGGTTGGACTGCTGTCCCCCATGGGCTTCTGCTGGTGAGTCAAAGGAATCTCTGACCGGGTGAATGTTTTCAAGTTATTTCGGGTGACAAACATGGAGCAGTGTTGATCTGAATAGAAGTGACTAGACAGCCTAAAGCAGGAGAAATTGCTGGCAACACACAGTCAGGAAGTGGTGACAAAACAAATCACTCCATCAACAAACTAGAATTACTGCCTTGCATTTGTATGCCTCCGCCAACCGGTGCAGTAGCTGCAGTTTAcgtccatgtctgtccagacttaCATGATATATGTAGTGACGACTTTGAAGGAGTTTAATAAATTAAGTGTTTGTGGATCCTttacacacatcttcaaccaagcagcacagaagatctataaATCACAGTTTCATGGTGGTCATCCAAGATTAGTGTCATGGACTCAGTATCCGACCACGATCTacccttctgttcctgagttataGAATAGTACAGTTAGAAAACACActtttgcagaacattatgatgtcacagtaaagttgacctttgaccttttggattttaaatgtcatcacttcattGTTTCATCCTATTAGATATTTGTGTAACATGTTGTCATAATTTAGCGTAGAAATTCTTGAGTTGTGGCCAAAAACGCTTGTGACCATTGTGCCACATTTGAAGCAATTTCCTCCAGGGTTTTCTGAGATATGATgttcacaagaatgggacagacAGAAGGACGGGCGGACAAcctaaaaacatctaaaaacctGGCTACGCCTGTCGCCATCGCAGagacataaaaaatgtaaaaaaccgaaacctctctctctctctctctctctctctctctctctctctctctctctctctctctctctctctctctctctctctctctctctctctctctctctctctctctctctctctctctctctctctctctccccacaggCTAGATTATCTAAAGCTTAAAAACAGAACCAAGGGAAGATGCAGAAGTTTAGGTTCTAGTTtttgaaagattattatggaatttTTGCCCAATGACGCCAAAAAAAGCTACCACAGCCTTAAAAGAGTACTCGAACACTgtcagaccatagactgtatatataaagatggacgacgTGTCTCTACTTCCTCCTGTGTataaaagtgaagccaaaatatcctgcATACAGGTGTCTGCCAGAGTCTGAGCAGTAAAGATTGGGCGGTGGACCCATACACCTGCCCGACTAATCGccagtcaatcacagctgtcaatcatgatgttTCACCCCATTtctatagcatcaaataactagtAAGAACCAAACCTATCAGAAAAATCAGCTTACATGGAGGGGGGATtaatgacctatactgcagccagccccTAGGGGGTGATCCACATGTGTTGGCTTTACTTATACACtctatgcatcaacccctgtgtccgacttttttttagtatctaaatcgatgcagcagaaccaaaTATGCTGAAGGGACTCAGGAAACTAAATGTTGCTTTTGActgataatatatataataatataataatgattCTTTGAAGTACACATACAGTGCAtatatttttaagaaaaaacgTTCTTCCTTACTTTCCGTGAAACACCTTCTCCACATAAGCCTTCATGAAGTGCCTCCTCTCCACTGTCTCAGAGTCAGTGTCTTCTCCACTGTGACCGGACGAAGATGACAACCTCCTCAGCTCCCACGTACGAGAGGGCGGGTCCATGTCGTTCTCGCTGTCTGCCGACTCTGTAGCATCGCTGTCATTGTCTCCTTCCTCttggtggtgttggtgttggtggtgaGTGCTGGGCTTATTTGGCGCTATGGGCTCTGGCAGTAAGGGCTGCTGGTGGACTCCCATGGAAGGCACCTGCTCTGGTGAGAAAATGTCTGAATGGCCTTGGTGTTGGCCTCCATCTTTGCTTAGAACTGTGGCCTCTGAGGGCAGATCAAAGTCTATTAGGTTGTCCACTGCTACGCCCTCCATGTTGGCAATAAGCTATGGAATAGTGTTTTTAGAATGAACTATTCGGTGCTCTGCAGGAACATGAGCGTGGTCGCAGATGTAGGTGCTAGTTGGAAGTTTTGATTTTGCAGACCCTCCCAACCCCTGAGGGTGCCGACATCAAGTGAACTCACAAATCCAATGCATCTGTGAATAAAGGAAGGAGATAATTAGCATTGTGATCATCTTTTACATTCAGTTCAAAATGTACTAGGCAACCTTATAGACCTAATGGCGGTGAGAGGTAAGACTAAGAGCCTTTTCAAACCTGAAAGTCCAGGCCGCCTGGGTggttcacctggtagagtgcgaTAAAGAtaaagaggcttagtcctcgacACAACGGCTGCGGGTTCAACTCTgacttgcggccctttgctgcatgtcatttcccctctctctctcccctttcaagtctaagctgtcctgtcgaaaataaaggcataaaatgcccaaaaaataatctaaaaaaaataaataaataaaataaaaataaaactgaaagtCAGAACCAAGGTCTGGTACaagtttcatgtttttgttacattgtatgcATTTGCTCCGGTTAGTGTTGGTTatacactgcagttatgcaaacGCAATAAAGAACTATACCTGGCATAACTACATCCTGCCATCATCACATCAGTGAGCCACgtctcctgatgatacttacttaCATATTtagctgactgctgctctccctgtgCTACCGCAgctcgttttgttttgttgcattgttgagaagcaagacacgggaactttacttgggttttgaggagctgcagcatttattctgAGAGAAACAAAACCCACACAGGACATtcactaccacttaacaagtaaactgatAATTTATTCGCTGCTCTGATAgccaacagctgtctgctctgaacGCATTCAACGTCTCTTTTATCACgtacacactaagcactgagctataaaaagctaaaagaaaagaaaagaatgctttcacactagaaaTGAACCGGACCATGATTCACTTTGACCCGGACCGAGACTAACTCTTTTGGTCAGACCAAATTTGGCTGTTTGGTCCATACCATGTATGGAGGCCTGTAATTTTGTttcagatcaaactgaaaaggcCAAAAGTTCGGACCAAacaaggtaggtgtgaaagccccctcaTGGTGTATGTCCATTGTCAGCGTCATTtccacgcttcccattcatttctatggaaGCGGCCGTGCAATGCATTTTGGTAGCGTCGtggggactttggagaagcaggGCTTCAAgttgcccgctcctcatttgcatgcaAGTTAAATccagccaactttatgcaaattaggaGCGGCCGGCTCGGCTCGATGCCTCTAAAAagctgacaaaaatctttcaaactgacctttgtcgatctgaaataaagacgttcagcaactgcatggcctatttctcgcttaaaatttttcagaaacacgttttggtgaactattttcgttaACATGAAAGATTGtattccaaacgagccgccattatggtcggttttgaaatcaACAGGTGGTCCGGCACCcatagggggtcctcagagttactgcagggggcgCCACCAAATTCttcttttgaaagttttttaagaaaattttaaatgtcttaacatgaatccaacatattattagcaaatataatgATAGGCTGACTGGCCAATAgtcaaggtagtcactaagatagccacCCACAGATATAGTTCATCCCAAATGATTCACTGTGccaaatgtatgtttaacattaaaacatgatttataaaatcatgccaacaattattattttaatagcatagtattctatgcactaaaaaggtataaaggctttaggccaccttacatgttattgtaggtccAGTTTTATATGCAACTAattttacaacaacaatatgtagtagggggtccctgatcagTATCTCTTCCAGTTAAGGCGTCCTTAAAGGATTAAAGAGCTGTTATTTCGGTAAATtgactttaaaggggtgatagaatgcaaaaccgattttaccatGTCAttgttgaataacgacagttcggtgggtaaataggacatacatagaagctcaaaatcccattgatacccctttactatgcaaatctcacattttgaaactgccgctgaaaacaggggagaatctcaacaaagctggaagcgtcagcatcccaactcctagtctttgtcacgcaccaacatttgcataggctacaccactgacctgaggtcagctagtcttctgaatctagctaggtcatgcagatctccagagggccgctatttaattactaaattcacttctgagacttttttatgcgagaaatcaactatgtagaggtcaaatatgggccgttttacaaaaattgatggctaattgcaaattttgtccgactgtgtgtcgcagttcagcaggagctcagcaggctacgtgacagcggccggtgctgcctcgccgcccggcgtgtcctacttcatagactcactgtgagctagctggatctccatcacgaagggaagccagcggcgctccatacccgcgcaaagtcaccggttctgggttactggactacaaaatgccaaggacctgatggagctccagggcctgcagctagctgcgatctttacccataggattgaagtgACAGTaacagctaacgaaatccctaatgttcacaaaaatgcattaaattgaaatgggacaccatagttagctttataagaccttggggtacatgttatataagtggcgtgacgaaattctaactgtaaatatactttaattatgccgaaaagtgaagctaactagctagccgcgatctgtacacataggattgaagggacagtagcagctaacgaaatccctagctaatgttcacaaaaatgcattaaattgaaatgggacaccatagttagctttataagaccttggggtacatgttatataagtggcgtgacgaaattctaactgtaaatatactctagttatgccggcagctggcagccagccagctccgtggagccccgagccccggtcgtccagtaaccgagaaacggtgactttcactgggtatggaggttgccgttttctcgtcagactgtgtggagctcctaaagtccgacacgtcttaccaaatttgcaattaaccatcaattttcgtaaaacggcccataattgagctttatatagttgatttctcaaataaaaaagtctcagaagtgaatttaataacgaaatagcccgacaaccaatgtatacctttgcagtgtctgaaatatgagacctgctgtctcgtctccaatgtgtttctatggggttcgctcaaaccaatcagtgcgcagctcatctaaatattcatgagcataccatatttggaagaaaag contains:
- the kiaa0513 gene encoding uncharacterized protein KIAA0513 homolog isoform X2, which produces MEGVAVDNLIDFDLPSEATVLSKDGGQHQGHSDIFSPEQVPSMGVHQQPLLPEPIAPNKPSTHHQHQHHQEEGDNDSDATESADSENDMDPPSRTWELRRLSSSSGHSGEDTDSETVERRHFMKAYVEKVFHGKEDFDQEEKARFGELCSGENGKGREWFAKYVSAQRCHSKCVCEATFYRLVQSFAVVLFECYQMDDYSPAKNLMTMCFTYYYSGKSQPSPLELLDRGGPPAGLDSYINKANSWLSVKKDAAERLLKTTSKTDVKGFFGGLESKLRGSMAPKTEDGESPVETKPKLPVSEAPEEKKGEKVYLYTHLKQQPIWHTLRFWNAAFFDAVHCERTKRSPTTREKWCHMTQEERDDSSKIDENIAFGQLGTFTHNMLAFGLSKKLCNDFLKKQAVIGNLNEVQVAE
- the kiaa0513 gene encoding uncharacterized protein KIAA0513 homolog isoform X1, whose translation is MEGVAVDNLIDFDLPSEATVLSKDGGQHQGHSDIFSPEQVPSMGVHQQPLLPEPIAPNKPSTHHQHQHHQEEGDNDSDATESADSENDMDPPSRTWELRRLSSSSGHSGEDTDSETVERRHFMKAYVEKVFHGKEDFDQEEKARFGELCSGENGKGREWFAKYVSAQRCHSKCVCEATFYRLVQSFAVVLFECYQMDDYSPAKNLMTMCFTYYYSGKSQPSPLELLDRGGPPAGLDSYINKANSWLSVKKDAAERLLKTTSKTDVKGFFGGLESKLRGSMAPKTEDGESPVETKPKLPVSEAPEEKKGEKVYLYTHLKQQPIWHTLRFWNAAFFDAVHCERTKRSPTTREKWCHMTQEERDDSSKIDENIAFGQLGTFTHNMLAFGLSKKLCNDFLKKQAVIGNLNEEQYKLLSDHIEKMAAE